The Linepithema humile isolate Giens D197 chromosome 2, Lhum_UNIL_v1.0, whole genome shotgun sequence genome has a segment encoding these proteins:
- the Frl gene encoding formin-like protein isoform X1, whose translation MGIVQSRNDESDGGVREVFVGGVKAGVPHHSCQSSLGMGNLGPHTRSGSIRSAPRQPMPDAVELERRFTKVLASMDLPPDKAKLLKQYDNEKKWDIICDQERVQAKDPPSHYLAKLRTYLDPKASRSHRSYRFLTFFQKRKMVGESTSTQVLRDLEISLRTNHIEWVREFLDEENQGLDALIDYLNFRLSMMRHEQRLLESHTSSEEKLQTAGTGDMSPLNNGCLRPPLHDFKDSPGVKRRSRHVARLNMGEAKDDIHVCILCMRAIMNNKYGFNMVIQHREAINCIALSLIHKSLRTKALVLELLAAICLVKGGHEIILSAFDNFKEMCSERRRFTTLMAYFTQYDSFHIEFMVACMQFVNIVVHSVEDMNFRVHLQYEFTKLGLDEYLEKLRHTESEDLQVQISAYLDNVFDVAALMEDSETKTAALEKVAELEDELGHAHDRMAELERESLAKLAELETELGALKVEYADALEARRLVEEELAALKRQRQDSARRQSVLENKIIELETLTGTLTKRSSTISLRNGIAMSPVSNSDITSETFALTPSPTSDQVPPPTPAPPPPPPPPCPPPPPMAPLSLGDHKLPPPVPIPPPPAGMMQAPDGAMTIKRKVQTKYKLPTLNWIALKPNQVRGTIFNELDDDRLHNYIDFSDFEERFKIGMSGHVANGNSEIDGLQSFPSKRFKKPENISLLEHTRLRNIAISRRKMEMPVEKVIMAVNALDLKVLSLENVELLQRMVPTDQEIKAYREYIIEKKNVNLLTEEDKFLMQLGKVERISTKLSIMNYIGNFFDNLHLITPQIHAVISASSSVKSSKKLRAVLEIILAFGNYLNSSKRGPAYGFKLQSLDTLLDTKSTDKRMCLLHYIVATIRVKFPELINFESELMYIDKAATVSLENITTDVHELEKGMDLVRKEFELRGKEKHNTVLRDFLNNSEEKLRRLKLDARTAGEAFRECVEFFGESPRQADANTFFSLLVRFARAFKAADQENEQRRRLEAAAAEALNTSEEVIKRNKLNQKKQQDAVINELKNKTRLVQEKKLLQQDEVYNGALEDILLGLRSEPYRRADAVRRSQRRRIDHHRLSRTAEELEL comes from the exons GAAAGAGTACAAGCTAAAGATCCACCGTCCCATTATCTGGCAAAACTACGTACCTATCTGGATCCCAAAGCTTCACGAAGCCATCGA TCGTATCGTTTCCTTACATTCTTTCAGAAAAGGAAAATGGTTGGGGAGTCTACATCGACGCAAGTATTACGAGACTTGGAAATATCATTACGCACAAATCACATAGA ATGGGTAAGAGAGTTTTTAGACGAGGAAAATCAAGGCTTAGACGCCTTGATAGACTATCTTAACTTTAGATTATCGATGATGCGGCACGAGCAACGGCTTTTGGAATCTCACACAAGTTCCGAGGAAAAATTACAAACCG CGGGCACGGGTGATATGTCACCGTTAAACAACGGATGCTTGAGACCGCCTCTTCACGATTTCAAAGATAGTCCTGGTGTTAAACGGAGGTCCCGGCACGTGGCGCGTCTAAATATGGGTGAAGCAAAAGATGACATTCATGTTTGCATACTGTGCATGCGTGCCATCATGAATAACAAG TACGGGTTTAATATGGTTATTCAACACAGAGAAGCGATTAATTGCATTGCATTGAGCTTAATCCATAAAAGTCTGAG AACGAAAGCTTTAGTATTAGAACTTCTTGCTGCAATATGTTTGGTAAAAGGAGGTCACGAGATCATTTTATCAGCATTCGATAATTTCAAAGAGATGTGCTCCGAAAGAAGAAGATTTACGACACTTATGGCATATTTCACCCAGTACGACAGCTTTCATATAGAATTTATGGTCGCTTGTATGCAATTTGTCAATATTGTCGTACATTCGGTTGAGGACATGAACTTCAGGGTACATTTGCAATACGAGTTTACGAAGCTTGGATTAGATGAATACCTTGAGAAACTTAGGCACACAGAGAGCGAAGATTTGCAG gttCAAATCTCGGCTTATCTAGACAATGTGTTTGATGTAGCTGCCTTGATGGAGGACAGCGAAACAAAGACTGCAGCACTAGAAAAAGTAGCGGAATTAGAGGACGAACTTGGTCAT gCGCATGATCGTATGGCAGAACTAGAAAGAGAATCATTGGCGAAATTGGCGGAGCTGGAGACGGAATTAGGCGCATTAAAAGTGGAATACGCCGACGCCTTAGAGGCGCGTAGATTAGTAGAAGAAGAACTCGCGGCTTTAAAGAGGCAGAGGCAGGATTCCGCCCGAAGACAGAGTGTACTGGAGAACAAGATTATCGAATTGGAAACTCTCACGGGAACACTCACGAAGAGATCGTCAA CGATTAGTTTACGAAACGGAATCGCGATGAGTCCTGTAAGTAATTCGGATATTACATCCGAAACGTTCGCCTTGACACCGTCACCGACGTCGGACCAAGTGCCTCCACCGACACCGGCACCACCGCCTCCGCCACCGCCACCATGCCCACCACCGCCTCCCATGGCGCCTCTCTCTCTGGGAGATCACAAGTTACCACCACCTGTCCCAATACCACCGCCACCTGCCGGCATGATGCAAGCGCCTGACGGAGCGATGACTATTAAAcgaaaa GttcaaacaaagtacaaactTCCTACGCTTAATTGGATCGCTCTGAAACCTAACCAAGTGCGGGGTACTATTTTCAATGAACTGGATGACGATCGTCTACATAATTATATCGACTTTTCCGATTTTGAAGAACGATTTAAAATCGGCATGAGCGGGCATGTGGCTAATGGTAATAGTGAGATCGACGGACTTCAAAGCTTTCCTAGTAAACGATTCAAGAAACCCGAAAATATATCACTTTTGGAACACACAAGATTACGAAATATTG CCATATCGCGCCGAAAAATGGAAATGCCAGTTGAGAAAGTAATTATGGCGGTAAATGCTCTTGACTTGAAAGTACTTTCGCTTGAAAATGTGGAATTGCTCCAACGTATGGTACCTACCGATCAAGAG ATAAAGGCTTACCGCGAATACATTATAGAAAAGAAGAACGTTAACTTATTGACagaagaagataaatttttgatgCAACTTGGTAAAGTAGAGAGAATATCTACCAAACTGTCCATTATGAACTATATAGGAAACTTTTTCGACAATTTACACCTCATTACGCCACAAATACATGCTGTGATATCTGCATCCAGTTCAGTTAAAAGTTCAAAAAAGCTAAGAGCAgtattagaaattattcttGCCTTTGGTAATTACTTAAACAGTAGCAAACGAGGCCCTGCGTACGGCTTCAAATTACAAAGCTTGGATACATTATTGGATACAAAATCGACCGATAAAAGGATGTGCCTTTTGCATTATATCGTTGCAACAATACGAGTTAAATTCCCGGAACTGATTAATTTTGAATCTGAGTTAATGTACATCGACAAAGCTGCAACAG TTTCTCTGGAAAACATAACGACTGATGTTCACGAATTGGAGAAAGGCATGGATCTTGTGCGAAAAGAATTCGAATTGCGTGGCAAAGAAAAACACAATACGGTATTACGTGACTTTTTGAATAACTCTGAGGAAAAATTACGCCGGTTGAAACTTGACGCACGCACCGCCGGTGAAGCATTCCGAGAGTGTGTCGAATTCTTTGGAGAAAGCCCGAGACAAGCTGATGCCAACACCTTTTTCTCCCTTCTTGTCAGATTCGCGAGAGCATTTAAG GCAGCGGATCAAGAAAATGAACAACGTCGTAGATTAGAGGCTGCTGCAGCAGAAGCTTTGAATACTTCGGAAGAAGTTATAAAacgcaataaattaaatcagaAGAAGCAACAG GATGCTGTTATAAACGAATTGAAGAACAAGACAAGATTAGTGCAAGAGAAGAAGCTGTTGCAGCAAGACGAAGTGTACAATGGTGCCCTGGAGGATATTCTTCTAGGTCTTAGATCGGAACCATATCGCAGAGCAGATGCTGTAAGACGTAGCCAACGACGACGTATCGATCATCACAGACTCTCACGCACTGCCGAAGAGCTCGAGCTCTaa
- the Frl gene encoding formin-like protein isoform X2, with amino-acid sequence MGIVQSRNDESDGGVREVFVGGVKAGVPHHSCQSSLGMGNLGPHTRSGSIRSAPRQPMPDAVELERRFTKVLASMDLPPDKAKLLKQYDNEKKWDIICDQERVQAKDPPSHYLAKLRTYLDPKASRSHRKRKMVGESTSTQVLRDLEISLRTNHIEWVREFLDEENQGLDALIDYLNFRLSMMRHEQRLLESHTSSEEKLQTAGTGDMSPLNNGCLRPPLHDFKDSPGVKRRSRHVARLNMGEAKDDIHVCILCMRAIMNNKYGFNMVIQHREAINCIALSLIHKSLRTKALVLELLAAICLVKGGHEIILSAFDNFKEMCSERRRFTTLMAYFTQYDSFHIEFMVACMQFVNIVVHSVEDMNFRVHLQYEFTKLGLDEYLEKLRHTESEDLQVQISAYLDNVFDVAALMEDSETKTAALEKVAELEDELGHAHDRMAELERESLAKLAELETELGALKVEYADALEARRLVEEELAALKRQRQDSARRQSVLENKIIELETLTGTLTKRSSTISLRNGIAMSPVSNSDITSETFALTPSPTSDQVPPPTPAPPPPPPPPCPPPPPMAPLSLGDHKLPPPVPIPPPPAGMMQAPDGAMTIKRKVQTKYKLPTLNWIALKPNQVRGTIFNELDDDRLHNYIDFSDFEERFKIGMSGHVANGNSEIDGLQSFPSKRFKKPENISLLEHTRLRNIAISRRKMEMPVEKVIMAVNALDLKVLSLENVELLQRMVPTDQEIKAYREYIIEKKNVNLLTEEDKFLMQLGKVERISTKLSIMNYIGNFFDNLHLITPQIHAVISASSSVKSSKKLRAVLEIILAFGNYLNSSKRGPAYGFKLQSLDTLLDTKSTDKRMCLLHYIVATIRVKFPELINFESELMYIDKAATVSLENITTDVHELEKGMDLVRKEFELRGKEKHNTVLRDFLNNSEEKLRRLKLDARTAGEAFRECVEFFGESPRQADANTFFSLLVRFARAFKAADQENEQRRRLEAAAAEALNTSEEVIKRNKLNQKKQQDAVINELKNKTRLVQEKKLLQQDEVYNGALEDILLGLRSEPYRRADAVRRSQRRRIDHHRLSRTAEELEL; translated from the exons GAAAGAGTACAAGCTAAAGATCCACCGTCCCATTATCTGGCAAAACTACGTACCTATCTGGATCCCAAAGCTTCACGAAGCCATCGA AAAAGGAAAATGGTTGGGGAGTCTACATCGACGCAAGTATTACGAGACTTGGAAATATCATTACGCACAAATCACATAGA ATGGGTAAGAGAGTTTTTAGACGAGGAAAATCAAGGCTTAGACGCCTTGATAGACTATCTTAACTTTAGATTATCGATGATGCGGCACGAGCAACGGCTTTTGGAATCTCACACAAGTTCCGAGGAAAAATTACAAACCG CGGGCACGGGTGATATGTCACCGTTAAACAACGGATGCTTGAGACCGCCTCTTCACGATTTCAAAGATAGTCCTGGTGTTAAACGGAGGTCCCGGCACGTGGCGCGTCTAAATATGGGTGAAGCAAAAGATGACATTCATGTTTGCATACTGTGCATGCGTGCCATCATGAATAACAAG TACGGGTTTAATATGGTTATTCAACACAGAGAAGCGATTAATTGCATTGCATTGAGCTTAATCCATAAAAGTCTGAG AACGAAAGCTTTAGTATTAGAACTTCTTGCTGCAATATGTTTGGTAAAAGGAGGTCACGAGATCATTTTATCAGCATTCGATAATTTCAAAGAGATGTGCTCCGAAAGAAGAAGATTTACGACACTTATGGCATATTTCACCCAGTACGACAGCTTTCATATAGAATTTATGGTCGCTTGTATGCAATTTGTCAATATTGTCGTACATTCGGTTGAGGACATGAACTTCAGGGTACATTTGCAATACGAGTTTACGAAGCTTGGATTAGATGAATACCTTGAGAAACTTAGGCACACAGAGAGCGAAGATTTGCAG gttCAAATCTCGGCTTATCTAGACAATGTGTTTGATGTAGCTGCCTTGATGGAGGACAGCGAAACAAAGACTGCAGCACTAGAAAAAGTAGCGGAATTAGAGGACGAACTTGGTCAT gCGCATGATCGTATGGCAGAACTAGAAAGAGAATCATTGGCGAAATTGGCGGAGCTGGAGACGGAATTAGGCGCATTAAAAGTGGAATACGCCGACGCCTTAGAGGCGCGTAGATTAGTAGAAGAAGAACTCGCGGCTTTAAAGAGGCAGAGGCAGGATTCCGCCCGAAGACAGAGTGTACTGGAGAACAAGATTATCGAATTGGAAACTCTCACGGGAACACTCACGAAGAGATCGTCAA CGATTAGTTTACGAAACGGAATCGCGATGAGTCCTGTAAGTAATTCGGATATTACATCCGAAACGTTCGCCTTGACACCGTCACCGACGTCGGACCAAGTGCCTCCACCGACACCGGCACCACCGCCTCCGCCACCGCCACCATGCCCACCACCGCCTCCCATGGCGCCTCTCTCTCTGGGAGATCACAAGTTACCACCACCTGTCCCAATACCACCGCCACCTGCCGGCATGATGCAAGCGCCTGACGGAGCGATGACTATTAAAcgaaaa GttcaaacaaagtacaaactTCCTACGCTTAATTGGATCGCTCTGAAACCTAACCAAGTGCGGGGTACTATTTTCAATGAACTGGATGACGATCGTCTACATAATTATATCGACTTTTCCGATTTTGAAGAACGATTTAAAATCGGCATGAGCGGGCATGTGGCTAATGGTAATAGTGAGATCGACGGACTTCAAAGCTTTCCTAGTAAACGATTCAAGAAACCCGAAAATATATCACTTTTGGAACACACAAGATTACGAAATATTG CCATATCGCGCCGAAAAATGGAAATGCCAGTTGAGAAAGTAATTATGGCGGTAAATGCTCTTGACTTGAAAGTACTTTCGCTTGAAAATGTGGAATTGCTCCAACGTATGGTACCTACCGATCAAGAG ATAAAGGCTTACCGCGAATACATTATAGAAAAGAAGAACGTTAACTTATTGACagaagaagataaatttttgatgCAACTTGGTAAAGTAGAGAGAATATCTACCAAACTGTCCATTATGAACTATATAGGAAACTTTTTCGACAATTTACACCTCATTACGCCACAAATACATGCTGTGATATCTGCATCCAGTTCAGTTAAAAGTTCAAAAAAGCTAAGAGCAgtattagaaattattcttGCCTTTGGTAATTACTTAAACAGTAGCAAACGAGGCCCTGCGTACGGCTTCAAATTACAAAGCTTGGATACATTATTGGATACAAAATCGACCGATAAAAGGATGTGCCTTTTGCATTATATCGTTGCAACAATACGAGTTAAATTCCCGGAACTGATTAATTTTGAATCTGAGTTAATGTACATCGACAAAGCTGCAACAG TTTCTCTGGAAAACATAACGACTGATGTTCACGAATTGGAGAAAGGCATGGATCTTGTGCGAAAAGAATTCGAATTGCGTGGCAAAGAAAAACACAATACGGTATTACGTGACTTTTTGAATAACTCTGAGGAAAAATTACGCCGGTTGAAACTTGACGCACGCACCGCCGGTGAAGCATTCCGAGAGTGTGTCGAATTCTTTGGAGAAAGCCCGAGACAAGCTGATGCCAACACCTTTTTCTCCCTTCTTGTCAGATTCGCGAGAGCATTTAAG GCAGCGGATCAAGAAAATGAACAACGTCGTAGATTAGAGGCTGCTGCAGCAGAAGCTTTGAATACTTCGGAAGAAGTTATAAAacgcaataaattaaatcagaAGAAGCAACAG GATGCTGTTATAAACGAATTGAAGAACAAGACAAGATTAGTGCAAGAGAAGAAGCTGTTGCAGCAAGACGAAGTGTACAATGGTGCCCTGGAGGATATTCTTCTAGGTCTTAGATCGGAACCATATCGCAGAGCAGATGCTGTAAGACGTAGCCAACGACGACGTATCGATCATCACAGACTCTCACGCACTGCCGAAGAGCTCGAGCTCTaa
- the Frl gene encoding formin-like protein isoform X3 gives MGIVQSRNDESDGGVREVFVGGVKAGVPHHSCQSSLGMGNLGPHTRSGSIRSAPRQPMPDAVELERRFTKVLASMDLPPDKAKLLKQYDNEKKWDIICDQERVQAKDPPSHYLAKLRTYLDPKASRSHRSYRFLTFFQKRKMVGESTSTQVLRDLEISLRTNHIEWVREFLDEENQGLDALIDYLNFRLSMMRHEQRLLESHTSSEEKLQTAGTGDMSPLNNGCLRPPLHDFKDSPGVKRRSRHVARLNMGEAKDDIHVCILCMRAIMNNKYGFNMVIQHREAINCIALSLIHKSLRTKALVLELLAAICLVKGGHEIILSAFDNFKEMCSERRRFTTLMAYFTQYDSFHIEFMVACMQFVNIVVHSVEDMNFRVHLQYEFTKLGLDEYLEKLRHTESEDLQVQISAYLDNVFDVAALMEDSETKTAALEKVAELEDELGHAHDRMAELERESLAKLAELETELGALKVEYADALEARRLVEEELAALKRQRQDSARRQSVLENKIIELETLTGTLTKRSSTISLRNGIAMSPVSNSDITSETFALTPSPTSDQVPPPTPAPPPPPPPPCPPPPPMAPLSLGDHKLPPPVPIPPPPAGMMQAPDGAMTIKRKVQTKYKLPTLNWIALKPNQVRGTIFNELDDDRLHNYIDFSDFEERFKIGMSGHVANGNSEIDGLQSFPSKRFKKPENISLLEHTRLRNIAISRRKMEMPVEKVIMAVNALDLKVLSLENVELLQRMVPTDQEIKAYREYIIEKKNVNLLTEEDKFLMQLGKVERISTKLSIMNYIGNFFDNLHLITPQIHAVISASSSVKSSKKLRAVLEIILAFGNYLNSSKRGPAYGFKLQSLDTLLDTKSTDKRMCLLHYIVATIRVKFPELINFESELMYIDKAATVSLENITTDVHELEKGMDLVRKEFELRGKEKHNTVLRDFLNNSEEKLRRLKLDARTAGEAFRECVEFFGESPRQADANTFFSLLVRFARAFKAADQENEQRRRLEAAAAEALNTSEEVIKRNKLNQKKQQSPKFCCNSNKSLLHRHLNELELRT, from the exons GAAAGAGTACAAGCTAAAGATCCACCGTCCCATTATCTGGCAAAACTACGTACCTATCTGGATCCCAAAGCTTCACGAAGCCATCGA TCGTATCGTTTCCTTACATTCTTTCAGAAAAGGAAAATGGTTGGGGAGTCTACATCGACGCAAGTATTACGAGACTTGGAAATATCATTACGCACAAATCACATAGA ATGGGTAAGAGAGTTTTTAGACGAGGAAAATCAAGGCTTAGACGCCTTGATAGACTATCTTAACTTTAGATTATCGATGATGCGGCACGAGCAACGGCTTTTGGAATCTCACACAAGTTCCGAGGAAAAATTACAAACCG CGGGCACGGGTGATATGTCACCGTTAAACAACGGATGCTTGAGACCGCCTCTTCACGATTTCAAAGATAGTCCTGGTGTTAAACGGAGGTCCCGGCACGTGGCGCGTCTAAATATGGGTGAAGCAAAAGATGACATTCATGTTTGCATACTGTGCATGCGTGCCATCATGAATAACAAG TACGGGTTTAATATGGTTATTCAACACAGAGAAGCGATTAATTGCATTGCATTGAGCTTAATCCATAAAAGTCTGAG AACGAAAGCTTTAGTATTAGAACTTCTTGCTGCAATATGTTTGGTAAAAGGAGGTCACGAGATCATTTTATCAGCATTCGATAATTTCAAAGAGATGTGCTCCGAAAGAAGAAGATTTACGACACTTATGGCATATTTCACCCAGTACGACAGCTTTCATATAGAATTTATGGTCGCTTGTATGCAATTTGTCAATATTGTCGTACATTCGGTTGAGGACATGAACTTCAGGGTACATTTGCAATACGAGTTTACGAAGCTTGGATTAGATGAATACCTTGAGAAACTTAGGCACACAGAGAGCGAAGATTTGCAG gttCAAATCTCGGCTTATCTAGACAATGTGTTTGATGTAGCTGCCTTGATGGAGGACAGCGAAACAAAGACTGCAGCACTAGAAAAAGTAGCGGAATTAGAGGACGAACTTGGTCAT gCGCATGATCGTATGGCAGAACTAGAAAGAGAATCATTGGCGAAATTGGCGGAGCTGGAGACGGAATTAGGCGCATTAAAAGTGGAATACGCCGACGCCTTAGAGGCGCGTAGATTAGTAGAAGAAGAACTCGCGGCTTTAAAGAGGCAGAGGCAGGATTCCGCCCGAAGACAGAGTGTACTGGAGAACAAGATTATCGAATTGGAAACTCTCACGGGAACACTCACGAAGAGATCGTCAA CGATTAGTTTACGAAACGGAATCGCGATGAGTCCTGTAAGTAATTCGGATATTACATCCGAAACGTTCGCCTTGACACCGTCACCGACGTCGGACCAAGTGCCTCCACCGACACCGGCACCACCGCCTCCGCCACCGCCACCATGCCCACCACCGCCTCCCATGGCGCCTCTCTCTCTGGGAGATCACAAGTTACCACCACCTGTCCCAATACCACCGCCACCTGCCGGCATGATGCAAGCGCCTGACGGAGCGATGACTATTAAAcgaaaa GttcaaacaaagtacaaactTCCTACGCTTAATTGGATCGCTCTGAAACCTAACCAAGTGCGGGGTACTATTTTCAATGAACTGGATGACGATCGTCTACATAATTATATCGACTTTTCCGATTTTGAAGAACGATTTAAAATCGGCATGAGCGGGCATGTGGCTAATGGTAATAGTGAGATCGACGGACTTCAAAGCTTTCCTAGTAAACGATTCAAGAAACCCGAAAATATATCACTTTTGGAACACACAAGATTACGAAATATTG CCATATCGCGCCGAAAAATGGAAATGCCAGTTGAGAAAGTAATTATGGCGGTAAATGCTCTTGACTTGAAAGTACTTTCGCTTGAAAATGTGGAATTGCTCCAACGTATGGTACCTACCGATCAAGAG ATAAAGGCTTACCGCGAATACATTATAGAAAAGAAGAACGTTAACTTATTGACagaagaagataaatttttgatgCAACTTGGTAAAGTAGAGAGAATATCTACCAAACTGTCCATTATGAACTATATAGGAAACTTTTTCGACAATTTACACCTCATTACGCCACAAATACATGCTGTGATATCTGCATCCAGTTCAGTTAAAAGTTCAAAAAAGCTAAGAGCAgtattagaaattattcttGCCTTTGGTAATTACTTAAACAGTAGCAAACGAGGCCCTGCGTACGGCTTCAAATTACAAAGCTTGGATACATTATTGGATACAAAATCGACCGATAAAAGGATGTGCCTTTTGCATTATATCGTTGCAACAATACGAGTTAAATTCCCGGAACTGATTAATTTTGAATCTGAGTTAATGTACATCGACAAAGCTGCAACAG TTTCTCTGGAAAACATAACGACTGATGTTCACGAATTGGAGAAAGGCATGGATCTTGTGCGAAAAGAATTCGAATTGCGTGGCAAAGAAAAACACAATACGGTATTACGTGACTTTTTGAATAACTCTGAGGAAAAATTACGCCGGTTGAAACTTGACGCACGCACCGCCGGTGAAGCATTCCGAGAGTGTGTCGAATTCTTTGGAGAAAGCCCGAGACAAGCTGATGCCAACACCTTTTTCTCCCTTCTTGTCAGATTCGCGAGAGCATTTAAG GCAGCGGATCAAGAAAATGAACAACGTCGTAGATTAGAGGCTGCTGCAGCAGAAGCTTTGAATACTTCGGAAGAAGTTATAAAacgcaataaattaaatcagaAGAAGCAACAG TCACCGAAATTTTGCTGTAACTCGAACAAGAGTCTGTTACACCGCCATCTTAATGAACTGGAGCTCAGAACATAA